From the Centropristis striata isolate RG_2023a ecotype Rhode Island chromosome 5, C.striata_1.0, whole genome shotgun sequence genome, the window TGCTAGATTTGCTGCTTCTAATGGTAACGGAATCTGCATTCCAGCACCTCTAATGTTCACCAATTAAAACAAATCTAGTTTGTTCAATGCAAGAAAACTAATCAGAATCAATTTGATTGcaaagtaggttttcacatacaaggaatgTGCTTTGGTATACTGATGCATCAGAACAAACAAAGtactaaaaatagaaatagagaTTACGGCAAGTAATGAAAgtcaaaaacagcagcttaaatAGAAAAAGTCCACATACAAAAATGATTTACAAATATAAGTAGGAGAAAcaatttgtaaaatatattatttaaatgagGGAAGGAGCTGTGCAAACTTTCCAGGAGTGCACATGTAAGACAGGAATGTTTTACTCCactagatttaacataaaaaacatgatacatttaaagtgataagaagttttctaaaattaaacctcataacagtatatcaagttaaaataagccctacTTTGAGAAAATTCACACACTGCTTAcaccaataataaaaaaaatccaataatatatttagaacagaTATAACAATTTGAGTGGAAccattctgcattatatgtacttttagttttgatatactttaagtacattttgatgctgatactttcactgaagttttgaatgcaggagtggcgtaattctgcagtgtggtattagcacttttactgaagtaagggatctgaatactttttccaccactggtcggGTGGCTACACATTATGGTGCTGTAACATGTAGTGGGTGGGCCTGGTCCCTTGGTTCaatcagataaaaaaataatctgaacaATCAACAAGTTTGTGATTAATAATACCTTCATCCCAATCTTCAGTCATGTTCTGGTTGACCCAAGTGCTGACTGGAACCTGCCATTTACAGTGTCCATTTGTGGTTCCACCTGTAAACAGAGCAACATTCAGCTCAGAAACATTGTAAGCGCATGTTGCGGAGTAAAAGAAGAGACAATTAGGTGATAATCTTACCATTTTCAGTGTCCACAGATATTCTGTCCTCACAGGTTTCAGTGTGGTAGGTCAGCTCCTGCTTGGGGACCAGGTGGCGAGCATTAAAAGGGCAGGTTTTAAGCTCGCTGGCCAGTTTTGGATGATTCTGCATCAAGAGACAAAGGAAAGTTACACTATACATAATACATGTCACTGCTCTCTAATGTAAATCTGCAACCTCTTTTCATACCTGCTGGTGTCAGCTGCTATAAAAAAGTGCTCGACTCACCTTCCTGCATTTTATGAGATGGTAAGGGAAGCGGCAGGACCTGATCTGGTGGTTCTTGTCAAAGGGGCACTGCAGAATTTTTTCCGGGTCACTGTTTCCCTTTTCATCTTTAAAGTCAGAAGAACCAATTCATAAAATTCAACCTTTaatatttacttaaaaaacaatgtattgctacctatacaccagaagactttgaaaagatttggaaaagactcctggaataGTCTTCCAggtcagctcacacctgctcatatctaaagacaagtgttagTCCCAGCCTCGTGTCAGACAGATTCTACAAATACtgtcaatctttcagggtcactatttacaagactacaactagattcttttagcattttttccctACCATGCACTtactttactaagaaacagcgcccccaaaatcctgCTTGTGCttgtctttagtaaatctaggagttttactggagccACAGCGTGCTCCCATCGTCCCGATtattaagtttaaggtagtaatctgcactCCTTGATTTACttaagactttcagtttttagtctggaactgtgaaaatcgtttggtgtaagcccaccataacatgttgaaaatgtgaaagAATATCTTTAGTATTACTAATTTCCTCTGCAACCGTTGCccgctcagcagcagcagtcttgCATGGAGCGCTTGATGTTCCAAACCTGATGGTGTTGGCCATCTCCAGCACTGATTTATGGAGGACACTGAAACTGGGAAGTGTCACAATTCAAGTTATAATggaatacaaaatgaaaaaaaaacaaggcagATAAAAGCCAGAAACAACTGAAGTTTCTAGATGTAAATGTAGAattcaaaagctgcagaaccaTGACAACCAGTCAGCTAATTAACTTGAGGGTCCCTCTCCAGGTGTGGCAGATTATCCACCATGCATAAAACAGACCCATTCTTCAGACCTGCTATAGACtactaaattgttttatttgtatggtatgtttttatttgttttttaacgtTGTATTATACCAAAAACACCTGAGTATGTCtagttttaaatgcaaaaaagccACGTGATCCTATGATCTACTAAGATGTATATATGACCTTTTTA encodes:
- the zgc:56699 gene encoding gametocyte-specific factor 1, translating into MANTIRFGTSSAPCKTAAAERATVAEEINEKGNSDPEKILQCPFDKNHQIRSCRFPYHLIKCRKNHPKLASELKTCPFNARHLVPKQELTYHTETCEDRISVDTENGGTTNGHCKWQVPVSTWVNQNMTEDWDEEADEAATPFVWGVSTVLNEKQETRSTNNLGPSFRAPNTLPWSGI